One genomic window of Amyelois transitella isolate CPQ chromosome 8, ilAmyTran1.1, whole genome shotgun sequence includes the following:
- the LOC106137368 gene encoding myosin-7 isoform X3, with protein sequence MECGATELSRKLRVDQGIEKTNREDLKTDIQHRKETFYREAPSDEDSAVSSAPASLSPQPLNDMWSCGQCRAAADRASTAERECARLADSLRDARDQLELMEFRLLELEDANPDKGARDNLTDSDSGCVSPGSRIKDSASPELKRMDSGYKSPHTPSSPCNTRRHLGTPHDDFKEDFAKAQVLADILDRNSESSDSLKSNPVKDHLEQMILNAASAEDRTCLEQVLMLLYNYQALSSSVSEDECYQARPKRLCDLKVKSETDILSHKTQKAIATVTPYQQKGYKCESLESLCSEERKPSNVLQESGIFEEAETESRSTQTDVNESFECTGELNTEIQRLNSIREKLERQGVRNRSLNSKEEGDGLECRCVKLGKKHKQYYERRLKFLEGKISIYEAAQDVKESKLAERLQKEYLLENRIQDLESQLSLLQDKYETLEEECCELEEIENDTRLHWQQLEMDYELCSAQLRDMTEQRECSRAQAERLMGELTKRECTLKSREAELKNRLSKLEKAVPALIAWNVVQAIGANLSMGGQRALISRMAPYSQETKAFISQVREESRNKGQCGALVAWNDMNTEPPQNLKQLQNEVAKLLAEKKKIERDASSVTSKLEKKVKELEEELETVKRQVVATSCGAEAKKIKLEEKIAELEKKINARNEDGQQPADPAMGSKIRALLMSEQELKSRVAELERRETAYLEMLTQADDMWAEMEGGYKKKIEESQAVEAQLKGQVKCLESERDKWKKCLEPLKQKIKQIEESESGMRVALEKAERDKKTLIEKNSNLTTMFSKADADAKKAEAAFQTVDKRFKQEVEQLRRTNRQLEDDFKCHKESAKKTEVQFLGDLETIRKELTRCSKNNQELEVTNGELKEEVESLEKQLALTQKALTQCKRKCDEKIKTLSHELSIKTEELEELRSETMRQTYHASRVELKPERTEYVDEGYSIYTAVPKKVDYGRMHHSMSYITSDARCSCPSMRSQLVSQLIEDLFERIHNTVDDDLTRLCKEITPAKGREVNGEAKAKITNYLLMAISKELVRSIGDADAKTDTEEWQRAVSSMTYKGGVASRGEFASLSGNAGVLHGAARLASVSCACAAARLCAALPDLADSVKLCQEEVLDHGDVKIMEEQLANAIESIVNCPSCALGTNAIVWSTDV encoded by the exons TCGTGCGGCCAGTGCCGAGCCGCGGCAGATCGCGCGTCGACCGCCGAGCGAGAGTGCGCGCGACTCGCCGACTCGCTCCGAGATGCCAGAGACCAACTCGAACTAATGGAGTTTAGGCTTCTAGAACTGGAGGACGCGAACCCCGATAAG GGCGCCAGGGACAATCTGACCGACTCGGATTCAGGCTGCGTGTCTCCAGGATCCCGTATCAAAGACTCGGCGTCCCCTGAACTCAAGCGAATGGACTCCGGCTACAAATCACCACACACGCCAAGCAGTCCATGCAACACCAGACGGCATCTGGGCACCCCGCATGACGATTTTAAAGAAGACTTCGCGAAAGCACAAGTCCTGGCCGATATACTTGACAGAAACTCGGAATCCAGTGATTCTTTGAAGAGTAACCCGGTGAAGGACCATTTGGAACAGATGATTCTGAACGCAGCATCGGCTGAGGACAGGACGTGCTTGGAGCAAGTGCTCATGTTGCTGTATAATTACCAAGCGCTGAGCAGTTCGGTTAGCGAAGACGAATGTTATCAG GCAAGACCGAAGAGATTATGTGATCTAAAAGTAAAATCCGAAACTGACATTCTATCGCACAAAACTCAAAAAGCAATCGCCACCGTCACACCATACCAGCAGAAAGGGTACAAATGCGAGTCGCTTGAGAGTCTCTGTAGCGAAGAAAGGAAACCCAGCAACGTTTTACAAGAGAGTGGAATCTTTGAGGAAGCCGAAACTGAATCGAGGAGCACACAGACAGACGTGAACGAGAGTTTCGAATGTACTGGTGAACTCAACACTGAAATACAACGACTGAATAGTATTAGGGAGAAACTCGAGAGGCAAGGTGTTAGGAATAGGAGTTTAAATAGTAAGGAAGAAGGAGATGGCCTGGAGTGCAGGTGTGTGAAGCTAGGCAAAAAACATAAGCAGTATTATGAGAGGAGGCTAAAGTTTTTGGAGGGGAAGATCTCTATTTATGAGGCGGCACAGGACGTGAAGGAATCTAAGCTAGCGGAGAGGTTGCAGAAAGAATATTTGCTTGAAAATAGGATACAg GATCTCGAATCGCAGTTGTCATTACTCCAAGACAAATATGAGACGCTTGAAGAGGAATGTTGTGAATTAGaagaaattgaaaatgatACTCGTTTGCATTGGCAGCA ACTTGAGATGGACTATGAGCTCTGTTCAGCTCAACTAAGAGACATGACGGAGCAGAGGGAGTGTTCGCGGGCGCAGGCCGAAAGGCTGATGGGCGAACTCACTAAAAGGGAATGCACATTGAAATCAAGAGAG GCTGAGCTGAAAAATAGATTAAGCAAACTTGAGAAAGCTGTCCCTGCGCTGATAGCATGGAATGTGGTTCAAGCTATAGGAGCTAATCTGTCCATGGGAGGGCAG CGGGCTTTAATAAGTCGCATGGCACCGTACAGTCAAGAGACCAAGGCGTTCATATCTCAGGTCAGAGAAGAATCAAGAAATAAGGGTCAATGCGGAGCTCTGGTGGCTTGGAACGATATGAACACGGAGCCGCCGCAGAATTTGAAGCAATTACAGAATGAGGTGGCAAA ATTATTAGCCGAGAAGAAGAAAATAGAAAGAGATGCATCCAGTGTAACGTCAAAACTCGAGAAGAAAGTGAAAGAGCTGGAAGAAGAATTGGAGACAGTGAAAAGACAAGTTGTTGCTACGAGCTGTGGAGCAGAAGCTAAGAAGATTAAATTAGAAGAGAAGATAGCTGAACTTGAAAAGAAGATCAATGCTAGAAATGAAGATGGACAG CAACCAGCAGATCCAGCGATGGGCAGTAAGATCCGTGCCTTGCTGATGAGCGAACAAGAGTTGAAGAGTAGAGTCGCAGAATTAGAAAGAAGAGAAACAGCGTACTTAGAGATGTTGACTCAAGCAGATGACATGTGGGCGGAGATGGAGGGAGGGTACAAGAAGAAGATTGAGGAGTCGCAAGCTGTGGAGGCGCAGTTGAAGGGACAG GTCAAGTGTTTGGAGAGCGAACGCGACAAATGGAAAAAATGTTTAGAACCACTGAAACAAAAGATCAAACAAATAGAAGAATCGGAATCTGGTATGAGGGTGGCCTTGGAGAAAGCTGAAAGAGATAAAAAGACCCTCATAGAGAAGAATTCAAATTTGACAACTATGTTTTCCAAAGCCGATGCTGATGCTAAGAAAGCTGAGGCTGCTTTTCAAACTGTAGATAAAAGATTTAAG CAAGAAGTGGAACAGCTTCGTAGAACCAACAGGCAGTTGGAAGATGATTTCAAATGTCACAAGGAAAGCGCTAAGAAAACTGAAGTTCAATTCTTAGGTGATTTAGAAACAATCAGAAAAGAACTGACACGTTGCAGCAAGAACAACCAAGAGTTAGAAGTTACTAACGGCGAGTTGAAGGAAGAG GTTGAATCTCTGGAAAAGCAGCTAGCACTAACCCAAAAAGCATTGACCCAATGCAAGAGGAAATGCGACGAGAAAATAAAGACTTTAAGTCACGAATTGTCCATAAAAACTGAAGAATTGGAAGAGTTGAGAAGCGAGACGATGAGACAAACTTATCATGCGTCTCGTGTGGAATTGAAACCAGAAAGAACAGAATACGTTGATGAAGGATATTCAATATACACGGCTGTACCTAAAAAAGTAGATTACGGCAGAATGCATCATAGCATGAGTTACATAACGTCTGATGCGCGATGTTCTTGCCCTTCGATGAGGAGTCAACTAGTCAGTCAACTTATTGAGGATTTGTTCGAGAGGATACACAATACGGTGGATGATGATTTAACGAGATTGTGCAAGGAAATCACTCCGGCGAAAGGAAGGGAAGTGAATGGTGAAGCCAAAGCGAAAATTACTAATTACCTTTTGATGGCGATATCTAAGGAGCTAGTTAGGTCCATTGGGGATGCGGACGCTAAGACTGATACAGAG GAATGGCAACGCGCGGTCTCGTCAATGACATACAAGGGCGGTGTTGCCAGCAGAGGAGAGTTCGCCTCGCTGAGCGGGAACGCGGGCGTGCTGCACGGCGCCGCGCGGCTGGCGTCCGTGAGCTGCGCGTGCGCCGCCGCCAGGCTCTGCGCCGCGTTGCCGGACCTGGCCGATAGCGTTAAATTGTGTCAGGAG GAAGTCTTGGATCATGGCGACGTTAAGATTATGGAGGAACAGTTAGCAAACGCCATTGAAAGTAttgtt AATTGTCCATCTTGTGCGTTGGGTACAAATGCGATAGTTTGGAGCACGGACGTCTAG